In Vogesella indigofera, a single window of DNA contains:
- a CDS encoding flagellar motor protein MotB produces the protein MSALKHREQHEGAVIKKVSRREEDSAHGGAWKVAFADFVLALMCLFLVLWVLAAREQENLEQLLRDGGGKPTAEGTNYRIEHQGTPPGSLIPRELVPGLSTTQPSADSRLKTTGFPTVLDGDGRRVRQKLESPAALNQLAQMLASMSKQAGLESNLQLVVTPQGLRVMLHDTEREGMFERGSAIINRRFKGLLQEMGQLLSSLDNQLLVIGHTDAMQYRSAGNTALSNWSLSANRAMSARLHLLDGGLRKESVLQVVGMADRAPLDKRQPTAAHNRRIELLVLTPEQADSISAMFGAPQAAGAAEKRSEISVAPNPDLDMLRAKMNNPG, from the coding sequence ATGAGTGCACTGAAACACCGCGAGCAGCACGAGGGAGCGGTCATCAAGAAGGTGTCGCGGCGCGAGGAAGACAGCGCCCACGGCGGCGCGTGGAAGGTGGCGTTTGCCGACTTCGTGCTGGCGCTGATGTGCCTGTTCCTGGTGCTGTGGGTGCTGGCGGCGCGCGAACAGGAAAACCTGGAGCAGCTGCTGCGCGACGGTGGCGGCAAGCCGACCGCGGAAGGCACCAACTACCGCATCGAGCACCAGGGCACGCCGCCGGGCAGCCTGATCCCGCGCGAACTGGTGCCGGGGCTGAGCACCACGCAGCCGAGCGCGGACAGCCGGCTGAAGACCACCGGCTTCCCGACGGTGCTGGACGGCGACGGCCGCCGCGTGCGCCAGAAGCTGGAGTCGCCGGCGGCGCTGAACCAGCTGGCGCAGATGCTGGCGTCGATGTCGAAACAGGCCGGGCTGGAAAGCAACCTGCAGCTGGTGGTGACGCCGCAGGGCCTGCGCGTGATGTTGCACGACACCGAGCGCGAGGGCATGTTCGAGCGCGGCAGCGCCATCATCAACCGCCGCTTCAAGGGCCTGCTGCAGGAGATGGGGCAGCTGCTGTCCTCGCTCGACAACCAGCTGCTGGTGATCGGCCACACCGACGCCATGCAGTACCGCAGCGCCGGCAATACCGCGCTGTCGAACTGGAGCCTGTCTGCCAACCGCGCGATGAGTGCACGGCTGCATCTGCTCGATGGCGGCCTGCGCAAGGAGAGCGTGCTGCAGGTGGTGGGCATGGCCGACCGCGCGCCGCTGGACAAGCGGCAACCGACCGCGGCGCACAACCGCCGCATCGAGCTGCTGGTGCTGACGCCAGAGCAGGCGGACAGCATCAGTGCCATGTTCGGTGCGCCGCAAGCGGCCGGTGCTGCCGAAAAACGCAGCGAAATCAGCGTGGCGCCCAACCCCGACCTGGACATGCTGCGCGCCAAGATGAACAACCCCGGCTGA
- the fliS gene encoding flagellar export chaperone FliS has protein sequence MDYDAYRSYHAVNLESQTATASPVQLVLVLFDGLLEELARARGHLEQQRYEQKGDSISKCINILNGLSSALDSDHGGEVVTNLARLYDYCVFRLYHASIELDLAALDEVVQLLHTLKGGWMGVQEQHAAL, from the coding sequence GTGGACTACGACGCTTACCGCAGCTATCACGCTGTCAACCTGGAATCGCAAACCGCCACCGCCTCGCCGGTACAGCTGGTGCTGGTGCTGTTTGACGGCCTGCTGGAAGAGCTGGCGCGGGCGCGTGGCCACCTGGAACAGCAGCGCTACGAGCAGAAGGGCGACAGCATCAGCAAGTGCATCAACATCCTCAACGGCCTGTCCAGCGCGCTGGACAGCGACCACGGCGGCGAGGTGGTGACCAATCTGGCGCGGCTGTACGACTACTGCGTGTTCCGCCTCTATCACGCCAGCATCGAACTGGATCTGGCGGCGCTGGACGAGGTGGTGCAGCTGCTGCACACGCTGAAGGGCGGCTGGATGGGAGTACAGGAACAGCATGCCGCACTTTGA
- the fliD gene encoding flagellar filament capping protein FliD translates to MDINPSQMASQMASIYMQSAEQQLAAQNKTSKARSDGLSQLQKALQDFRSSLSTLAGKKSMLAMSASLSRDGIATASAGATAQAGSYSLFVDKVASAHQLAFGNIGGVPAAEGGSFSVTLQGGATFNVNLASADVDGDLSLSASEIARAINQAADNQGKVNAMVLTADGQSRLVLSSAATGAAGQISLNTGGIGNAALKAALDAPTQLSAAQDAEVWLGGKTTGVLVKQASNTFTAIQGVTLTLSRAMSDGDALLQLTVARNDGDTAANLQSFVDSYNTLLKSLGTLTSSGDGKTAAGIFASDSGVRTLRDQLNNMVRQNIGGVRLAEMGVSASRDGSLTLDRSKLTKLLQDKPAALDGFFSDSNGDGLIKSVRGYLDQWLSTTKGVITQRRDSIERMQGDLDKRKIRLEAEYQQVYQRYLGQYSRLQAMQSQMSSTLDSLNNYFAQNQ, encoded by the coding sequence GTGGACATTAATCCGTCACAGATGGCATCGCAGATGGCATCGATCTACATGCAGAGCGCCGAGCAGCAGCTGGCGGCGCAGAACAAGACCAGCAAGGCGCGCAGCGACGGCCTCAGCCAGCTGCAGAAGGCGCTGCAGGACTTCCGCAGCAGCCTTTCCACCCTGGCCGGCAAGAAAAGCATGCTGGCGATGAGCGCCAGCCTGAGCCGCGACGGTATCGCCACCGCCAGCGCCGGAGCCACCGCGCAGGCCGGCAGCTACTCGCTGTTCGTGGACAAGGTCGCCTCCGCGCACCAGCTGGCGTTCGGCAATATCGGCGGCGTGCCGGCGGCCGAGGGCGGCAGCTTCAGCGTCACGCTGCAGGGCGGTGCCACCTTCAATGTCAACCTCGCCAGCGCCGACGTCGACGGCGACCTCAGTCTGTCGGCCAGCGAGATCGCGCGCGCCATCAACCAGGCTGCCGACAACCAGGGCAAGGTCAACGCCATGGTGCTGACCGCCGACGGCCAGAGCAGGCTGGTGCTGTCGTCCGCCGCCACCGGCGCCGCCGGCCAGATCAGCCTGAATACCGGCGGTATCGGCAATGCCGCGCTGAAGGCGGCGCTGGACGCGCCGACGCAGCTGAGTGCGGCGCAGGACGCGGAAGTGTGGCTGGGTGGCAAGACCACCGGGGTGCTGGTGAAGCAGGCCTCGAATACCTTTACCGCGATCCAGGGCGTGACGCTGACGCTCAGCCGCGCGATGAGCGACGGCGATGCGCTGCTGCAGCTGACCGTGGCGCGCAACGACGGCGACACCGCGGCCAACCTGCAAAGCTTCGTCGACAGCTACAACACGCTGCTGAAATCGCTGGGCACGCTTACCAGCAGTGGCGACGGCAAGACCGCCGCCGGCATCTTCGCCTCCGATTCCGGGGTGCGAACCCTGCGCGACCAGCTCAACAACATGGTGCGGCAGAACATTGGCGGCGTGCGCCTGGCGGAGATGGGTGTCAGCGCCAGCCGCGACGGCAGCCTGACGCTGGACCGCAGCAAGCTGACCAAGCTGCTGCAGGACAAGCCGGCGGCGCTGGACGGCTTCTTCAGCGACAGCAACGGCGACGGTCTGATCAAGTCGGTACGCGGCTACCTCGACCAGTGGCTGAGCACCACCAAGGGCGTGATCACGCAGCGCCGCGACTCCATCGAGCGCATGCAGGGCGATCTGGACAAGCGCAAGATCCGCCTCGAAGCCGAATACCAGCAGGTCTACCAGCGCTATCTGGGGCAGTACTCGCGCCTGCAGGCGATGCAGAGCCAGATGAGCAGCACGCTGGACAGCCTCAACAACTACTTCGCCCAGAACCAATAA
- the flgB gene encoding flagellar basal body rod protein FlgB: MGFSLSQALSVHPEALKLRAERTKVLASNIANESTPGYQARDFDFRSALAESDTAGGLLLQTDGGELAYRTPNHPSRDGNTVELGVEQAEFTQNVADFQVSLTFLNMKYKGLAKVIAGQ, encoded by the coding sequence ATGGGCTTCAGTCTGAGTCAGGCGCTGAGCGTGCATCCGGAGGCGCTGAAACTGCGTGCCGAACGTACCAAGGTACTGGCATCCAATATCGCCAACGAAAGCACCCCCGGCTACCAGGCGCGGGATTTCGATTTCCGCAGCGCCCTTGCCGAGTCCGACACTGCCGGCGGCCTGCTGCTGCAAACCGACGGCGGCGAGCTGGCGTACCGCACGCCCAATCATCCGTCGCGGGACGGCAATACCGTGGAGCTGGGCGTGGAGCAGGCCGAGTTCACGCAGAACGTCGCCGATTTCCAGGTCAGCCTGACTTTTCTCAACATGAAATACAAGGGGCTGGCAAAAGTGATTGCCGGGCAATAA
- a CDS encoding Crp/Fnr family transcriptional regulator has product MNLDDIKAQLAATDFFADQPPVVLDRVIDHAISLRVRKGEYVFQEGQTVSAIYLVVSGRLQAHVSDSANRKYVLMFNNPGELMGEVSYLDGGPCAWSAMAEEDCLLFKFNRNDLISIFGTADGLPSDTVRNQILMRLAGMVRRISASAKSLALLDVYGRIRLLFNDYTVVRDGVMQLQQTFTQQEIADLIGSSREMVARILKELVFGRYITMENRRIVLLKMLPENF; this is encoded by the coding sequence ATGAATCTGGACGACATCAAGGCGCAGTTGGCCGCAACCGATTTTTTTGCCGACCAGCCCCCCGTGGTTTTGGACAGAGTGATCGACCATGCCATTTCCCTGCGCGTGCGCAAGGGCGAATACGTGTTCCAGGAAGGGCAGACCGTGTCCGCCATCTACCTGGTGGTCAGCGGCCGGCTGCAGGCGCACGTTTCCGATAGCGCCAACCGCAAGTACGTGCTGATGTTCAACAACCCCGGCGAGCTGATGGGCGAGGTGTCCTACCTCGACGGCGGCCCCTGTGCCTGGAGCGCGATGGCGGAGGAGGACTGCCTGCTGTTCAAGTTCAACCGCAATGACCTGATCAGCATTTTCGGCACCGCCGACGGCCTGCCCAGCGACACGGTGCGCAACCAGATCCTGATGCGCCTGGCCGGCATGGTGCGCCGCATCTCGGCGTCGGCCAAAAGCCTGGCGCTGCTCGATGTCTACGGTCGCATCCGCCTGCTGTTCAACGACTACACCGTGGTCCGTGACGGCGTGATGCAGCTGCAGCAGACCTTTACCCAGCAGGAAATCGCCGATCTGATCGGCTCCTCGCGCGAGATGGTGGCGCGCATCCTCAAGGAGCTGGTGTTCGGCCGCTACATCACCATGGAAAACCGCCGCATCGTGCTGCTGAAGATGCTGCCGGAGAACTTCTGA
- a CDS encoding glucosaminidase domain-containing protein, producing the protein MLHPDFRITSPAIATPASGGIAPATDGGQFAAVFRDTRQEIVALIDQGFPAGDEALTPQGLLLRQRAQAAAAPLPVDGSHLDAQQQAFLGDILPHAQKAARALGVSPDIIAAHAALESGWGQAPLRRADGSSSHNLFGIKAGQGWRGERIAALTTEHQDGVDVKQVAPFRAYADYDGAFADYVSLLSSSPRFKAVQGVGSDAAAFAAVLARGGYATDPAYASKLQQTVSRLRGPA; encoded by the coding sequence ATGCTGCACCCTGATTTCCGCATTACCTCCCCGGCCATCGCCACGCCAGCCAGCGGCGGTATCGCGCCGGCGACGGACGGCGGCCAGTTCGCCGCCGTGTTCCGCGACACGCGCCAGGAGATCGTGGCACTGATCGACCAGGGCTTTCCGGCCGGCGACGAGGCGCTGACCCCGCAAGGTCTGCTGCTGCGGCAGCGGGCGCAGGCGGCCGCGGCGCCACTACCGGTGGATGGCAGCCATCTTGACGCGCAGCAGCAGGCATTTCTCGGCGACATCCTGCCGCACGCGCAGAAGGCGGCGCGTGCGCTAGGGGTGTCACCCGACATCATCGCCGCGCACGCGGCACTGGAATCCGGCTGGGGACAGGCACCGCTGCGCCGTGCCGACGGCTCCAGCAGCCACAACCTTTTCGGCATCAAGGCTGGGCAGGGCTGGCGCGGCGAGCGCATCGCCGCGCTGACCACCGAACACCAGGACGGGGTGGACGTGAAGCAGGTGGCGCCGTTCCGCGCCTACGCCGACTACGACGGCGCCTTTGCCGACTACGTCAGCCTGCTGTCGTCGTCGCCGCGCTTCAAGGCGGTGCAGGGCGTGGGCAGCGATGCCGCCGCCTTTGCCGCGGTACTGGCCCGCGGTGGTTACGCCACCGATCCCGCCTACGCCAGCAAGTTGCAGCAGACCGTCAGCCGCCTGCGCGGCCCGGCCTGA
- a CDS encoding flagellar hook-length control protein FliK has product MNSTLLAPAAPVPASAPASAVVAAALPSAAAGSGGPSLFALLMDGLPATDGELATDTAAPDATSADSTAPVLASTLPFAASPLPSAAMTPAADTAATPSGAGAGSASVAGAGLSPLSTEQIALAPLARGAAPAPAAALAATALPVMAGSLLAANVGRNGGTSSDSSSPVSGSSSETAPLAADAAVGTPPSVEPRLLAGGLTALPVPAHELGQRPAAAAAVPEWAPLPVDDGSASGQGGALHQLLAQRLAVQSSHGIDRALIRLDPPSFGSLEIALRHEGGHLTVQLTASNGDMARQLQGIGDLLRQELGNRQFQSVQLEVRHGAGDGQGGQQQGRREPEQQASPGRALQLAAEDDGFGLASYQAGAEA; this is encoded by the coding sequence ATGAACAGCACCCTTTTGGCGCCTGCCGCCCCCGTTCCTGCCAGCGCTCCCGCCAGCGCGGTGGTGGCCGCGGCCTTGCCGTCTGCCGCCGCCGGCAGCGGCGGCCCGTCGCTGTTTGCGCTGCTGATGGACGGCCTGCCGGCCACCGACGGCGAGCTTGCGACCGACACGGCCGCGCCTGACGCGACGAGCGCCGATAGCACGGCACCGGTGCTGGCTAGCACGTTGCCATTCGCCGCGTCGCCATTGCCGTCGGCAGCAATGACACCGGCCGCCGACACCGCGGCCACGCCGAGCGGTGCCGGCGCCGGATCGGCATCTGTCGCCGGTGCCGGCTTGTCGCCGCTGAGTACGGAACAGATCGCACTTGCCCCCCTGGCGCGTGGCGCGGCCCCGGCGCCGGCAGCGGCCTTGGCGGCAACGGCACTGCCGGTCATGGCGGGCAGCCTGCTTGCGGCCAACGTTGGCCGCAACGGCGGCACGAGCAGCGACAGCAGTAGCCCGGTCTCAGGCAGCAGCAGCGAGACCGCGCCGCTGGCAGCCGACGCAGCGGTCGGCACACCACCGTCGGTCGAGCCGCGCTTGCTGGCCGGTGGCCTAACCGCGCTGCCGGTACCGGCGCACGAACTGGGCCAGCGGCCGGCGGCCGCGGCGGCGGTGCCGGAGTGGGCGCCGCTGCCGGTCGACGACGGCAGCGCCAGCGGCCAGGGCGGCGCGCTGCACCAGCTCTTGGCGCAGCGGCTGGCGGTGCAGTCCAGCCACGGCATCGACCGCGCGCTGATCCGGCTTGACCCGCCGTCGTTCGGCTCGCTGGAAATCGCGCTGCGCCACGAGGGCGGCCACCTCACGGTACAGCTGACCGCCAGCAACGGCGACATGGCGCGCCAGCTGCAGGGTATCGGCGATCTGCTGCGCCAGGAACTGGGCAACCGCCAGTTCCAGTCGGTGCAGCTGGAGGTGCGCCACGGTGCCGGCGACGGCCAAGGCGGACAACAGCAGGGACGGCGCGAGCCGGAACAGCAGGCGAGCCCGGGGCGCGCGCTGCAGCTGGCGGCAGAAGATGACGGATTTGGCCTGGCAAGTTATCAGGCAGGAGCAGAGGCATGA
- the motA gene encoding flagellar motor stator protein MotA, translating to MQLILGIGIVLVCVFGGFMLHGGSMAVIWQPVELLIICGAALGALVLGNPKHVLVEMVGQIKRIVMRKKHGAEFQRQLLLLMYELLITASQGLKALDEHVESPRQSPLFNRYPLVLQQPKLLAFIVDNFRLMAMGKINAHELEGVLDQEIDAIHEELNQPSKSLHKIGEAMPGFGILAAVLGIVMAMNSVSEGASAGEISQKVAAAMVGTFIGIFFCYGVLDPLSNVMHQQVKEELSNFESVKVVLTTHAAGKPPLLAIDAGRRLVQLNTKPSFSQLESWINALEGV from the coding sequence ATGCAGCTCATCCTGGGCATCGGCATCGTGCTGGTGTGTGTATTTGGCGGCTTCATGCTGCATGGTGGCTCGATGGCGGTGATCTGGCAGCCAGTGGAGCTGCTGATCATCTGTGGCGCGGCGCTGGGCGCGCTGGTGCTGGGCAACCCCAAGCACGTGCTGGTGGAGATGGTGGGCCAGATCAAGCGCATCGTGATGCGCAAGAAGCACGGCGCCGAATTCCAGCGCCAGCTGCTGCTGCTGATGTACGAGCTGCTGATTACCGCCAGCCAGGGGCTGAAGGCGCTGGACGAGCACGTGGAATCGCCACGGCAGAGCCCGCTGTTCAACCGCTACCCGCTGGTGCTGCAGCAGCCGAAGCTGCTGGCCTTCATCGTCGACAACTTCCGGCTGATGGCGATGGGCAAGATCAACGCGCACGAGCTGGAAGGCGTGCTGGACCAGGAGATCGACGCCATCCACGAGGAGCTGAACCAGCCGTCGAAATCGCTGCACAAGATCGGCGAGGCGATGCCGGGCTTCGGCATCCTGGCGGCGGTGCTGGGCATCGTGATGGCGATGAACAGCGTCAGCGAGGGCGCCAGCGCCGGCGAGATCAGCCAGAAGGTGGCGGCGGCGATGGTGGGTACCTTCATCGGCATTTTCTTCTGCTACGGCGTGCTCGACCCCTTGAGCAACGTGATGCATCAGCAGGTGAAGGAAGAGCTGTCCAACTTCGAATCGGTGAAGGTGGTGCTGACCACCCACGCCGCCGGCAAGCCGCCGCTGCTGGCGATCGACGCCGGCCGCCGCCTGGTGCAGCTCAATACCAAGCCCAGCTTTTCGCAGCTGGAGTCGTGGATCAATGCGCTGGAAGGCGTGTGA
- the flgN gene encoding flagellar export chaperone FlgN, whose product MPAKAQWRQLLQDIHSDLDDYRQLQLALEQQFSAALAHDAATLSCYADRIGQLVAQLQQRRLRREQLARQLLAGNVGRKPSLMALFALLPEPARQRCQQQWQALQALAADCKQLNERNGQLLLNQHECYQRVLFGESDTYAAP is encoded by the coding sequence ATGCCGGCAAAGGCACAGTGGCGGCAGTTGCTGCAGGACATCCACAGCGACCTGGACGATTACCGGCAGCTGCAGCTGGCACTGGAGCAGCAGTTTTCCGCCGCGCTGGCGCACGACGCGGCGACACTGTCCTGCTACGCCGACCGCATCGGCCAGCTGGTGGCGCAGCTGCAGCAACGCCGTCTGCGCCGCGAACAGCTGGCGCGGCAGCTGCTGGCCGGCAACGTTGGCCGCAAGCCGTCACTGATGGCGCTGTTTGCGTTGCTGCCGGAGCCGGCACGCCAGCGCTGCCAGCAGCAGTGGCAGGCGCTGCAGGCGCTGGCGGCCGACTGCAAGCAGCTCAACGAACGCAACGGCCAGCTGCTGCTCAACCAGCACGAGTGCTACCAGCGCGTACTGTTCGGCGAAAGCGATACCTATGCTGCACCCTGA
- the flgM gene encoding flagellar biosynthesis anti-sigma factor FlgM, whose translation MRITPLRPELRDNAIQSDRSQAPAASGKASVAPLPAAQPLNQAAGVLQALPEVDLDKVAAVRAALARGEISFDAVKLAATIAAYHRG comes from the coding sequence ATGCGCATCACCCCACTCCGTCCCGAACTGCGTGACAACGCGATCCAGTCCGACCGCAGCCAGGCGCCGGCCGCCAGCGGCAAGGCGTCTGTCGCGCCGCTGCCGGCCGCCCAGCCGCTGAACCAGGCTGCCGGCGTGCTGCAGGCGCTGCCCGAGGTCGACCTCGACAAGGTGGCCGCGGTGCGCGCCGCGCTGGCGCGCGGCGAAATCAGCTTCGACGCAGTTAAGCTGGCGGCCACCATCGCCGCCTATCACCGGGGCTGA
- the flgA gene encoding flagellar basal body P-ring formation chaperone FlgA, which produces MAIFTNRPPAALRRTAGLLLLSAGSLLSPAAQAATAAELAQQSAQQWLLQQAAASGLRAPQIRLQALPARLAPGSCLGKPVAEIGSDSQLGRVRVRVRCQGAGEIGYLFRAEVSGLALAAANDIAPGQTLGADDVSEQRVLLRSPQPLLAPGVALDGLRSKTLIRKGTPLRTLLLETAPLVKRGMAVAIVAEQEGIRVEVAGTALETAGKDEWVRVKNGNSGKVIRARVIDTGVVSPEISQ; this is translated from the coding sequence ATGGCAATATTCACAAACCGCCCGCCGGCCGCGCTGCGGCGCACGGCAGGCCTGCTGCTGCTCAGCGCCGGCAGCCTGCTGTCGCCGGCCGCGCAGGCCGCCACAGCGGCCGAACTGGCGCAGCAGAGCGCGCAGCAATGGCTGCTGCAACAGGCCGCCGCCAGCGGCCTGCGCGCACCGCAAATCCGGCTGCAGGCGCTGCCCGCCCGCCTGGCGCCGGGCAGCTGCCTCGGCAAGCCCGTGGCCGAGATCGGCAGCGACAGCCAGCTTGGCCGCGTGCGGGTACGGGTGCGCTGCCAGGGCGCCGGCGAGATCGGCTACCTGTTCCGCGCCGAAGTCAGCGGCCTGGCACTGGCCGCGGCCAACGATATCGCCCCCGGCCAGACGCTGGGCGCGGACGACGTCAGCGAGCAGCGCGTGCTGCTACGCAGCCCGCAGCCGCTGCTGGCGCCGGGCGTGGCCCTGGATGGCCTGCGCAGCAAGACGCTGATCCGCAAGGGCACGCCGCTGCGCACCCTGCTGCTGGAAACGGCGCCGCTGGTGAAACGCGGCATGGCGGTGGCGATCGTCGCCGAGCAGGAAGGCATCCGCGTTGAGGTGGCGGGCACCGCGCTGGAAACCGCCGGCAAGGACGAGTGGGTACGGGTGAAGAACGGCAACAGCGGCAAGGTCATCCGCGCCCGCGTCATCGACACCGGCGTGGTCAGCCCGGAGATCAGCCAGTAA
- a CDS encoding flagellar FliJ family protein — translation MIKARTTLQNLQQLLTLKDADVARLQREVADKRQLQERYQRNIQRMDELCRHSGASGSRTLPALALNCAGYKDALLQLKQSQQLDLQLAEADTAVSQQALLAASLRREVLASLQQRTAADLAQQQQRQEQKRSDDQASLAWLRQQGLM, via the coding sequence ATGATCAAGGCCCGCACCACGCTGCAAAACCTGCAGCAATTGCTGACACTGAAGGACGCCGACGTGGCGCGCCTGCAGCGCGAAGTCGCCGACAAGCGGCAGCTGCAGGAACGCTACCAGCGCAACATCCAGCGCATGGACGAGCTGTGCCGCCACAGCGGGGCCAGCGGCAGCCGCACGCTGCCGGCGCTTGCCCTCAATTGCGCCGGCTACAAGGACGCGCTGCTGCAGCTGAAACAGTCGCAGCAGCTGGATCTGCAGCTGGCCGAGGCCGATACCGCGGTCAGCCAGCAGGCGCTGCTGGCGGCAAGCCTGCGGCGCGAGGTGCTGGCGAGCCTGCAGCAGCGCACCGCCGCCGATCTGGCGCAACAGCAGCAACGTCAGGAACAGAAGCGCAGCGACGACCAGGCCAGCCTGGCGTGGCTGCGACAGCAGGGGCTGATGTGA
- a CDS encoding FliA/WhiG family RNA polymerase sigma factor, with translation MNAAYALFETPALDEGAIIARHAPLVKRAVRQLSSQVGAVLEREDMEQVGLLALLEAARRYGEPDEQFTGFAMLRIRGAILDELRRLDWRPRSVRQDAHRLRDGWRALTRQLGREPSEREAAAALGISLDEVQALLLAENAEAMHSFDEIVANGGDVGDERAPEQQLQLRIALASALQHLAPREQQVIQLYYEHELSLKEIALVLELTEARVCQINKAALKKMKNCLAAAPD, from the coding sequence ATGAACGCCGCCTACGCGCTGTTCGAGACCCCGGCGCTGGACGAGGGCGCGATCATCGCCCGCCACGCGCCGCTGGTGAAGCGCGCGGTACGGCAGCTGTCGTCGCAGGTCGGCGCGGTGCTGGAGCGCGAGGACATGGAGCAGGTCGGCCTGCTGGCGCTGCTGGAGGCGGCACGGCGTTACGGCGAGCCGGACGAGCAGTTCACCGGCTTTGCCATGCTGCGCATCCGCGGTGCGATCCTCGACGAGTTGCGGCGCCTGGACTGGCGGCCGCGCAGCGTGCGCCAGGATGCGCACCGCCTGCGCGACGGCTGGCGGGCGCTGACGCGGCAGCTGGGGCGCGAGCCGTCGGAGCGCGAGGCGGCCGCGGCGCTGGGCATCAGCCTGGACGAGGTGCAGGCGCTGCTGCTGGCGGAAAACGCCGAGGCGATGCACAGCTTTGACGAGATCGTCGCCAACGGCGGCGATGTCGGCGACGAGCGCGCGCCGGAACAGCAGCTGCAACTGCGCATCGCGCTGGCGTCGGCGCTGCAGCACCTGGCGCCGCGCGAGCAGCAGGTGATCCAGCTGTACTACGAGCACGAGCTGAGCCTGAAGGAAATCGCGCTGGTGCTGGAGCTGACCGAGGCGCGGGTGTGCCAGATCAACAAGGCGGCACTGAAGAAGATGAAAAACTGCCTGGCGGCCGCGCCCGACTGA
- a CDS encoding flagellar basal body-associated FliL family protein, producing MKSKTVVIFLVSMLLTLLLGGGGTYWWLQQQGGAALSSPLREPVAAVAAEPATPKRYLTLDKIIVMLREARQDELHYMSIDLVFRTDNEQQAQVKEQLPLLKSIAVRALSQLTRTQAAAMSVDEFQALLLQHYSQAYRKDQQPQPFSDVLVSKLIVE from the coding sequence ATGAAAAGCAAAACGGTGGTGATTTTCCTGGTCAGCATGCTGCTGACGCTGTTGCTGGGCGGCGGCGGCACCTACTGGTGGCTGCAGCAGCAAGGCGGTGCGGCACTGAGCAGCCCGCTGCGCGAGCCGGTGGCCGCGGTGGCGGCAGAGCCGGCGACGCCGAAGCGCTACCTCACCCTCGACAAGATCATCGTGATGCTGCGCGAGGCGAGGCAGGACGAGCTGCACTACATGTCGATCGACCTGGTGTTCCGCACCGACAACGAGCAGCAGGCGCAGGTGAAGGAGCAGCTGCCGCTGTTGAAGAGCATCGCGGTACGCGCGCTGTCGCAGCTGACGCGCACGCAGGCGGCGGCGATGAGCGTGGACGAATTCCAGGCCTTGCTGCTGCAGCACTACAGCCAGGCCTACCGCAAGGACCAGCAGCCGCAGCCGTTCAGCGACGTGCTGGTCAGCAAGCTGATCGTCGAGTAA